One part of the Pandoraea faecigallinarum genome encodes these proteins:
- a CDS encoding amino acid ABC transporter permease translates to MFDALGMGAMSGVIEPFLEGVVSGTATTLAASAGAFAIGLGLGIVLLLARISPFAPLRSLVVLWVSLIRGTPALIHMLIAYYMVPAMFDISISPVTAGVAALACNTSAYIVEILRGALGTISYGQRCAAYAMGMRGAQVWRHVLLPQVIYRAIPPLTSEFTILLKASSLMSIIAVPELATVARNATLQTDLPLQVFAITAAVYFVLLFCISAASRVCERRVSRMLPHGH, encoded by the coding sequence ATGTTCGATGCACTGGGGATGGGAGCGATGAGCGGCGTGATCGAACCGTTTCTCGAAGGTGTCGTGTCGGGGACGGCCACCACGCTGGCGGCCTCGGCAGGTGCCTTCGCGATCGGACTGGGTCTGGGGATCGTGCTGCTGCTTGCACGTATCTCGCCGTTCGCGCCACTGCGCTCGCTCGTGGTGCTGTGGGTCAGCCTGATTCGCGGCACCCCCGCGCTGATTCACATGCTGATCGCCTACTACATGGTCCCGGCGATGTTCGATATCTCGATCTCGCCGGTCACCGCGGGCGTGGCGGCGCTGGCCTGCAACACCAGTGCCTACATCGTCGAGATTCTGCGCGGCGCGCTCGGCACGATCTCGTACGGACAGCGCTGCGCGGCGTACGCGATGGGCATGCGCGGCGCGCAGGTCTGGCGCCACGTGCTGTTGCCGCAGGTCATCTACCGCGCGATTCCGCCGCTCACCAGCGAATTCACGATCCTGCTCAAGGCGTCGTCGCTGATGTCGATCATTGCCGTACCCGAGCTGGCCACCGTCGCGCGCAACGCCACATTGCAGACGGACTTGCCGCTGCAGGTCTTCGCGATCACGGCAGCGGTGTACTTCGTGCTTCTGTTCTGTATTTCGGCCGCGTCGCGCGTGTGCGAGCGCCGCGTCTCCAGGATGCTGCCCCATGGCCATTGA
- a CDS encoding M14 family metallopeptidase — protein MSGQPTWWQVFGVDYAHARQRFRAAADRAGATLTSYVHPSAKAPDGGELSVDVARLGAAHAPHQLLAISGTHGLEGGAGSAVQTAWLAHAAGTLPPDVAVTFVHAINPYGFAHTTRTTENNVDLNRNFIDHDRPHPVNPHYASLHDHLIPAEWTTEGLAQSSLAIDAFRAEHGPDALFNTLASGQYTHADGLIYGGRAREWSNLTLQTIVERELSQAQRIGLIDWHTGIGEYGAPFFLCFNAEGSDEQREAVRWWGAQRVLDQRPHGLQRPDYQGLVFRGVEQFAKGRPVIGAVVEFGTRGANASLANRLDQWLRSRARVHPDAVRDAQLRADVLDAFVPVSSVWRNSVLTHGLQITAQALQGLATRA, from the coding sequence ATGAGCGGGCAACCGACCTGGTGGCAGGTATTCGGCGTCGACTATGCGCACGCACGACAACGCTTTCGCGCCGCCGCCGACCGCGCCGGCGCGACGCTGACGTCATACGTACACCCGAGCGCCAAGGCGCCGGATGGCGGCGAACTCAGCGTGGACGTCGCCCGGCTCGGCGCGGCGCATGCACCGCACCAGTTGCTGGCGATCAGCGGCACGCACGGCCTCGAAGGCGGTGCAGGCTCCGCCGTGCAGACGGCATGGCTCGCGCATGCCGCCGGGACACTGCCGCCCGACGTCGCCGTGACCTTCGTACACGCGATCAATCCTTACGGTTTCGCGCACACCACGCGCACCACCGAGAACAACGTCGACCTGAATCGCAACTTCATCGACCATGATCGGCCGCATCCGGTCAATCCGCATTACGCGTCGCTGCACGACCATTTGATTCCCGCCGAATGGACGACCGAGGGGCTGGCACAGAGCTCGCTCGCCATCGACGCCTTTCGCGCGGAGCATGGCCCCGACGCACTGTTCAATACGCTGGCCAGCGGCCAGTACACACACGCCGACGGGCTCATCTACGGTGGACGCGCGCGCGAATGGTCCAACCTCACATTGCAGACGATCGTCGAGCGCGAGCTGTCGCAAGCGCAGCGTATCGGCCTGATCGACTGGCATACGGGTATCGGAGAGTACGGCGCGCCGTTCTTCCTGTGCTTTAACGCCGAGGGCAGCGACGAACAGCGCGAGGCCGTTCGCTGGTGGGGCGCGCAGCGCGTACTCGATCAACGTCCGCACGGGCTGCAACGCCCCGATTATCAGGGGCTCGTGTTCCGGGGCGTGGAGCAGTTTGCGAAGGGACGCCCGGTCATCGGCGCGGTGGTCGAATTCGGCACGCGCGGCGCAAACGCCAGTCTGGCCAACCGGCTCGATCAATGGCTGCGCTCACGCGCCCGGGTACATCCCGACGCCGTGCGCGACGCGCAGTTGCGCGCCGACGTGCTCGATGCCTTCGTGCCGGTCTCTTCCGTGTGGCGCAACAGTGTGCTCACGCATGGTTTGCAGATCACCGCGCAGGCGCTGCAAGGACTCGCCACGCGCGCATAG
- a CDS encoding VOC family protein: MSQLPAPVLDHVVINVKGELEASVDTYRRLGFALTERGHHSLGTSNHLAIFGENYLELLGYEAGKSTARPDVTQAPPGLTGLVFKTQDSHGLFTALQARGIGVETPAEFFRPVRLPDGTTQNARFRTVRLASELVRNGRTFFCHHFTPEHVWRDEWRDHPNGTTDIVGFVIASPNPAATAALYDRVFGPGILTATGDEGYSFAAGRARVHFVTPREAARRFGNVETTDDGSERSVALILRTRSLTQTQATLRENGVPWTTLDDGSVLVTAAYGFHVALQFVEGEAA; this comes from the coding sequence ATGAGCCAGCTCCCCGCACCGGTTCTCGATCACGTCGTCATCAACGTCAAGGGCGAACTCGAAGCGTCCGTCGATACGTACCGCCGCCTGGGCTTCGCGCTGACCGAGCGTGGTCATCATTCGCTGGGCACGAGCAACCATCTGGCGATCTTCGGCGAAAACTATCTTGAATTGCTCGGCTACGAGGCAGGCAAGTCCACCGCGCGGCCGGACGTCACGCAAGCGCCGCCCGGACTGACCGGGCTGGTTTTCAAGACGCAGGATTCGCACGGGCTGTTCACAGCCTTGCAGGCACGGGGCATCGGCGTGGAAACGCCGGCCGAGTTCTTCCGCCCGGTACGTCTGCCCGACGGCACCACGCAGAACGCACGCTTTCGCACCGTGCGACTGGCCAGCGAACTCGTGCGCAACGGCCGCACGTTTTTCTGCCATCACTTCACACCCGAGCACGTCTGGCGCGACGAATGGCGCGATCATCCGAACGGCACGACGGACATCGTGGGCTTCGTGATCGCGTCGCCGAACCCGGCGGCGACCGCCGCGCTCTACGACCGTGTCTTCGGCCCTGGCATCCTCACCGCCACGGGGGACGAAGGGTATTCGTTCGCGGCCGGGCGCGCCCGCGTTCACTTCGTCACGCCGCGAGAAGCAGCACGGCGCTTCGGCAACGTCGAGACGACGGACGACGGCAGCGAGCGCAGCGTCGCGTTGATCCTGCGCACGCGCTCCCTCACCCAGACGCAAGCCACGCTGCGCGAGAACGGTGTGCCGTGGACGACGCTCGACGACGGCTCGGTGCTCGTGACGGCCGCGTATGGCTTTCACGTGGCGCTTCAGTTCGTCGAAGGGGAGGCGGCATGA
- a CDS encoding quinone oxidoreductase family protein, whose protein sequence is MKAIVLREHGDNSALKLETDFPDPVAGEGEVVLRVRASSLNYHDVFTRRGMPGIKLPFPVIIGLDVAGEIASIGPGVKGWSVGERVLVDPINRVTGGLVGETTHGGLAEFCRVPEHQLVRLPDSVSFDDAAALPVAYGTALRMMQRIGQIKAGERVLILGASGGVGVCAVQLAKLAGAEVVACAGSREKGERLRELGADDIIYYTEEDFVEVVRTRYGKAARRRGAANNGGVDVVVNFTGGDTWTRSLRTLRQGGRVLTCGATAGFDPKEDLRFIWTFELQIRGSNGWEREDLHELLDLVASGKLRVLIDRKWPLEDGAQALASLENRQVVGKVLVGA, encoded by the coding sequence ATGAAAGCCATCGTATTGCGTGAACACGGCGACAACAGCGCCCTGAAACTCGAAACCGACTTCCCCGATCCCGTTGCGGGCGAAGGCGAGGTCGTGCTGCGTGTGCGCGCTTCGTCGCTGAACTATCACGACGTTTTCACGCGTCGCGGCATGCCCGGCATCAAGCTGCCGTTCCCGGTCATCATCGGACTGGACGTCGCAGGCGAGATCGCCAGCATCGGTCCCGGCGTAAAAGGCTGGTCCGTCGGCGAGCGCGTGCTGGTCGATCCGATCAACCGCGTAACGGGCGGTCTCGTCGGCGAAACGACACACGGCGGTCTGGCCGAATTCTGCCGCGTGCCGGAGCATCAACTGGTGCGCCTGCCGGACAGCGTGTCGTTCGACGATGCCGCGGCGTTGCCGGTCGCCTACGGCACTGCGCTGCGCATGATGCAGCGCATTGGCCAGATCAAGGCAGGTGAGCGCGTGCTGATTCTCGGCGCCAGCGGCGGCGTGGGCGTGTGCGCCGTGCAACTCGCCAAGCTGGCCGGGGCGGAGGTCGTCGCCTGCGCCGGTTCGCGCGAGAAGGGCGAACGCCTGCGCGAGCTGGGGGCCGACGACATCATTTACTACACCGAGGAAGACTTCGTCGAGGTGGTGCGCACGCGCTACGGCAAGGCGGCGCGCCGGCGCGGGGCGGCCAACAACGGTGGCGTTGACGTGGTAGTGAACTTCACCGGCGGCGACACGTGGACCCGTTCGCTGCGCACCCTGCGCCAGGGCGGACGCGTGCTCACCTGCGGTGCGACGGCCGGTTTCGACCCGAAAGAGGACTTGCGTTTCATCTGGACGTTCGAGCTGCAGATTCGCGGCTCGAACGGCTGGGAACGCGAAGACCTGCATGAACTCCTCGATCTGGTGGCCAGCGGCAAGCTGCGTGTGCTGATCGACAGAAAATGGCCGCTGGAAGACGGCGCGCAGGCGCTGGCATCGCTCGAAAACCGCCAGGTCGTCGGCAAGGTACTGGTGGGCGCATGA
- a CDS encoding amino acid ABC transporter ATP-binding protein yields MSTAQPIIEIRGVDKWYGAHHVLKQCSTHVGKGEIVVVCGPSGSGKSTLIKTVNALEPFQKGDVVVAGTSLSAKSTDLPKLRSKVGMVFQHFELFPHLDLTRNLTLAQQIVLGRDAGAARTKARALLDRVGLSAHAHKYPGQLSGGQQQRVAIARALSMDPMAMLFDEPTSALDPEMVNEVLDVMVALAREGMTMMVVTHEMGFARRVAHRVVFMEDGAIVEDTPTDVFFNEAASPAAQRFLSKILAH; encoded by the coding sequence ATGAGCACTGCGCAACCCATCATCGAGATCCGCGGCGTCGATAAATGGTACGGCGCGCACCACGTGCTCAAGCAATGCTCCACGCATGTCGGCAAGGGCGAAATCGTGGTGGTGTGCGGGCCGTCCGGCTCGGGCAAGTCGACACTCATCAAGACTGTCAATGCGCTGGAGCCGTTTCAGAAGGGCGACGTCGTCGTGGCGGGAACGTCGCTGAGCGCGAAGTCGACGGACCTGCCGAAGCTGCGCAGCAAGGTCGGCATGGTCTTTCAGCACTTCGAGCTGTTTCCGCATCTCGATCTGACGCGCAATCTCACCCTCGCGCAACAGATCGTGCTCGGGCGCGACGCCGGCGCCGCGCGCACCAAGGCGCGGGCCTTGCTCGATCGCGTCGGCCTGTCCGCGCACGCGCACAAATATCCCGGCCAGTTGTCCGGCGGTCAGCAGCAGCGTGTCGCCATTGCGCGGGCGCTCTCGATGGACCCCATGGCGATGTTGTTCGACGAGCCGACGTCCGCGCTCGACCCGGAAATGGTCAACGAAGTCCTCGACGTGATGGTCGCGCTCGCGCGCGAGGGCATGACGATGATGGTCGTCACGCACGAAATGGGTTTCGCGCGACGCGTGGCGCATCGCGTCGTTTTCATGGAGGACGGTGCGATTGTCGAGGACACTCCGACCGACGTGTTCTTCAACGAGGCCGCCAGCCCGGCCGCCCAACGTTTTCTCTCGAAGATCCTCGCACACTGA
- a CDS encoding amino acid ABC transporter permease, which produces MAIDFSVVREAIPVLLEGLRVTAVVSLIGIPIGVVIGIAGAYAAQSRTLLRPVALAYVELVRNIPYLILVYLSFFGLPKLGIGASAMAVAVGCTAFYTGGYFCEILRAALRSVARGQTHAALSLGMTYWQTQRHVVAPQLFGFLIPPTTSLVIMMFKDSAIFSVMSLPEMTYQSNLLTANTFAYVEVLGTTALIYWLSSVLLAGVGRRLETVVGRRTRTPDVVPLTTLSAKGKGQLS; this is translated from the coding sequence ATGGCCATTGATTTCTCCGTCGTCAGGGAAGCCATTCCCGTCTTGCTCGAAGGCCTGCGCGTCACGGCCGTCGTGAGCCTCATCGGCATACCCATCGGTGTGGTGATCGGGATTGCCGGCGCTTACGCAGCACAGTCGCGCACGCTGTTGCGGCCGGTGGCGCTGGCTTACGTCGAACTGGTACGCAACATTCCGTACCTGATCCTCGTCTACCTGTCGTTCTTCGGGCTGCCGAAGCTGGGCATCGGCGCGTCGGCCATGGCGGTAGCCGTGGGGTGCACGGCGTTCTACACCGGTGGCTATTTCTGCGAAATCCTGCGCGCGGCGTTGCGCAGCGTGGCGCGCGGGCAGACACACGCGGCGCTATCGCTGGGCATGACGTATTGGCAGACACAGCGCCACGTCGTCGCGCCGCAACTGTTCGGCTTTCTCATCCCGCCGACGACGAGCCTCGTCATCATGATGTTCAAGGACTCCGCCATCTTTTCGGTGATGAGCCTGCCGGAGATGACCTATCAGAGCAATCTGCTCACGGCAAACACTTTCGCTTACGTCGAAGTGCTCGGCACGACGGCGTTGATCTACTGGCTCAGCAGCGTGTTGCTGGCCGGTGTTGGGCGACGTCTGGAAACCGTTGTCGGGCGACGTACCCGCACACCTGACGTCGTGCCCCTCACGACACTCTCCGCCAAAGGAAAAGGACAACTCTCATGA
- a CDS encoding transporter substrate-binding domain-containing protein, which translates to MKTWTRRSFVKAALASSAALTLPAVPTLAFAEGGTLADIKKRGKLTVGTEAAYEPFEFVENGQVVGYGHDVLQLMAARLGVRLEQMNLPFQGLLPGLMSHKFDFVATSVGITPERARRFAFSQPVGVVRSVLMVRVDETAIKSDMDIAGKTIGTQMGSSSQPVADEFEKELKAKTGKGYAGTRLFQAYPDVSNALANKTIDVALMPSNIAAVQMRKQPNVFRIAGSIGQPKLLAWVANPNDLEIRKFINDSLDEFRANGKLAALQQKWFGAPMDTPRENYLPQGAI; encoded by the coding sequence ATGAAGACCTGGACCAGACGATCCTTTGTAAAGGCGGCGCTTGCATCGAGCGCCGCATTGACGCTGCCGGCCGTGCCGACATTGGCCTTCGCCGAAGGCGGCACGCTTGCCGACATCAAAAAGCGCGGCAAGCTGACAGTCGGCACCGAAGCGGCGTACGAGCCGTTCGAATTCGTCGAAAACGGTCAGGTGGTCGGGTATGGGCACGACGTGCTCCAACTGATGGCCGCCAGGCTTGGCGTCAGGCTCGAACAGATGAATCTGCCGTTTCAGGGCCTGCTGCCCGGCCTGATGTCGCACAAGTTCGACTTCGTGGCGACGAGCGTGGGTATCACGCCGGAGCGCGCCAGGCGCTTTGCCTTCAGCCAGCCGGTCGGTGTCGTACGTTCGGTGCTGATGGTGCGTGTGGACGAGACCGCGATCAAAAGCGACATGGACATCGCCGGCAAGACCATCGGCACGCAGATGGGATCGTCGTCGCAGCCGGTGGCGGACGAATTCGAGAAGGAGCTGAAGGCGAAGACGGGCAAGGGTTACGCAGGCACGCGTCTGTTCCAGGCATATCCGGATGTCTCGAACGCGCTCGCCAACAAGACCATCGACGTGGCGCTGATGCCGTCGAACATCGCTGCCGTGCAGATGCGCAAGCAACCGAACGTGTTCCGCATCGCCGGTTCGATCGGCCAGCCGAAGCTGCTCGCGTGGGTCGCGAATCCGAACGACCTCGAAATCCGCAAGTTCATCAACGACTCGCTCGACGAGTTCCGCGCCAACGGCAAGCTCGCGGCGCTGCAGCAAAAGTGGTTCGGCGCACCGATGGACACGCCGCGAGAGAACTACCTGCCGCAAGGCGCGATTTGA
- a CDS encoding agmatinase translates to MTTYTVAPRTGHPTLLYSELDLDIDNLKADIAVLGMPYGAPYAASDFSNDQTNAPSAIRQATDRVVRRPEHYDFDIDGPLLQGRNDIRFVDCGDIVPDLSKPGEHYARAEAAVRRIAAGGAMSIVLGGDHGITTPVLRGLDQKGPITLVHIDAHLDWRDEVNGVREGLSSPIRRASEMAHVDRIIQIGLRAQGSGRPADLAAAREYGAELVTAYELHDIGMDAVLDRIPDGGNYYLTIDADGLDPSTMPAVAGPAPGGVTFVQARKLIHGLVRKGRVVGMDIVEIQPEKDDANLISCVTAGRLILNLIGASIRAGHFDK, encoded by the coding sequence ATGACGACTTACACCGTCGCACCGCGCACCGGGCATCCGACATTGCTGTACTCGGAGCTCGATCTCGACATCGACAATCTCAAGGCCGACATCGCCGTGCTCGGCATGCCCTACGGCGCGCCTTACGCGGCGTCCGATTTCAGCAACGATCAGACGAACGCACCGTCCGCGATTCGACAGGCGACGGACCGCGTCGTGCGCCGCCCGGAGCACTACGACTTCGATATCGACGGCCCGCTCCTGCAAGGGCGCAACGATATCCGCTTCGTCGATTGCGGCGACATCGTTCCCGATCTGTCGAAGCCGGGCGAGCATTACGCCCGCGCCGAAGCCGCCGTGCGCCGCATTGCCGCGGGCGGCGCGATGTCCATCGTGCTGGGCGGCGACCACGGCATTACCACGCCGGTGCTGCGCGGCCTGGACCAGAAGGGACCGATCACCCTCGTGCACATCGACGCCCATCTGGACTGGCGCGACGAAGTGAATGGCGTGCGTGAAGGACTGTCGAGCCCGATCCGGCGCGCCTCCGAGATGGCGCACGTCGATCGCATCATTCAGATCGGTCTGCGCGCGCAGGGCAGCGGGCGTCCCGCGGACCTCGCCGCGGCGCGCGAATACGGCGCGGAGCTGGTCACCGCGTACGAATTGCACGACATCGGCATGGACGCCGTGCTCGACCGGATTCCCGACGGCGGCAACTACTACCTGACCATCGACGCGGACGGTCTGGATCCGTCGACCATGCCGGCGGTTGCGGGTCCGGCGCCCGGCGGCGTGACCTTCGTGCAGGCGCGCAAGCTGATTCACGGGCTGGTGCGCAAGGGGCGCGTCGTCGGTATGGACATCGTCGAAATTCAGCCGGAGAAGGACGACGCCAACCTGATTTCCTGCGTGACGGCAGGCCGTCTCATCCTCAACCTGATCGGCGCGTCGATCCGCGCGGGACACTTCGACAAATGA
- a CDS encoding RidA family protein yields the protein MTHTQIRKFNTRDTYPEQKLDNDLCQAVIAGNTIYLRGQIGQDLDTRESIGIGDVTAQTERAMANVKMLLDECGSQLADICKVTVYIVDPRYREAVYNVMGRWLKGVFPVSTGIVVQALARPEWLVEIDVTAVKPAA from the coding sequence ATGACGCACACCCAAATTCGCAAGTTCAATACCCGCGATACCTACCCGGAGCAAAAGCTCGACAACGACTTGTGTCAGGCAGTGATCGCCGGCAACACCATTTATCTGCGTGGCCAGATCGGTCAGGACCTCGACACGCGCGAGTCGATCGGTATCGGCGACGTCACCGCGCAGACCGAAAGGGCGATGGCGAACGTGAAGATGCTGCTCGACGAATGCGGCAGCCAGCTCGCCGACATCTGCAAGGTCACGGTCTACATCGTGGATCCGCGTTATCGCGAGGCGGTCTACAACGTGATGGGGCGCTGGCTCAAAGGCGTGTTCCCTGTGTCGACGGGCATCGTGGTGCAGGCGCTGGCGCGCCCGGAATGGTTGGTGGAGATCGATGTAACGGCAGTGAAGCCGGCGGCATAA
- a CDS encoding LysR family transcriptional regulator, with protein MANRDFSERDLRSLRIFCAVAQASGFAAAEKQLNMSKASISRHIREVEQTLGTRLCERGPSGFVLTHAGKVALELARDALKSLERIRPEIDAVRGVLSGTLSIGMVEHILSDVGCHIPEALDALKTQAPDVKVELTVMTFNELDLALRERRVQIAIRGMYRREAGFHYQPLFIERHQLYVARHRLAQASTLPLVYRTQPFVHEALNTLGLTRGPTASGLEAVAMLVLSGHYVGLLPRYYAASFAKRHALARVPSGPEYENAISAITEASRPRTRALDLFLDLLAQFHPQE; from the coding sequence ATGGCGAATCGGGATTTCAGCGAACGCGATTTGCGCTCGTTGCGCATCTTCTGTGCGGTGGCGCAGGCCAGCGGTTTTGCGGCCGCGGAGAAGCAGTTGAACATGTCGAAGGCATCGATCAGCCGGCACATCCGCGAGGTCGAGCAGACGCTGGGCACACGACTGTGCGAACGCGGCCCGTCCGGGTTCGTGCTCACGCATGCGGGCAAAGTCGCGCTGGAACTGGCGCGCGACGCACTGAAGTCGCTGGAGCGAATCCGTCCGGAGATCGATGCCGTGCGCGGCGTCCTTTCGGGCACGCTCTCCATCGGGATGGTCGAGCACATTCTGTCCGACGTGGGATGCCACATCCCCGAGGCGCTCGACGCGCTCAAGACGCAGGCGCCCGACGTCAAGGTCGAACTCACGGTGATGACGTTCAACGAGCTGGATCTGGCCTTGCGTGAGCGTCGTGTGCAGATTGCGATACGCGGAATGTACCGGCGCGAGGCCGGTTTTCACTACCAGCCGCTGTTCATCGAGCGTCACCAGTTGTACGTGGCGCGGCATCGCCTTGCGCAAGCCTCGACGTTGCCGCTCGTCTACCGCACGCAGCCGTTCGTGCACGAGGCGCTCAATACGCTGGGACTGACGCGAGGCCCGACGGCGTCGGGCCTGGAGGCGGTGGCCATGCTGGTGCTCTCGGGCCACTACGTCGGGCTGCTGCCGCGATATTACGCCGCGTCGTTTGCGAAACGTCATGCGCTGGCACGGGTGCCGTCGGGGCCCGAATATGAGAACGCGATCAGTGCGATCACGGAAGCGTCACGGCCAAGGACACGCGCGCTCGACCTGTTTCTGGACCTGCTGGCGCAGTTCCATCCGCAAGAATGA